The Dyadobacter sp. 676 DNA window GTATATAATACTCCCGTTTACGATCTGCTGGTGACGCCCGCCAAGGTGCGTATGGACGATACACTGCGATTTTGCAAGGTCCTGGGCATCGAACGCCGCGATTTCGACAGCCTCATGACGGCGGCCAGGGCTTATAGCCCCGTGAAGCCCTCTCTGTTCCTGCGGCAGCTCTCCAAGGAGGATTTTGCGTCGATACAGGACATTATGGTCGATTACTCCGGGTTTGAATTTGCGAAGAGCTCCCTGCGTACGTATACGGCGCCTACGCTTGCTAACACGCTCGGATATGTGAGCGAGATCACCAAAGGCCAGCTCGAAAAGCAGGAGGAGCCTTATTACCGGCAGGGCGACTACATCGGGCAGAGCGGTGTTGAAAAGATTTATGAGAATGAACTGAGGGGGAAAAGAGGCACCAAGTTTGTAATGCAGAATGTGAACGGCGTTTACAAAGGCCCATGGAAGAATGGCGAGCTCGATACGATGGCGGTTGCGGGAGAGAACCTTTACACTGGCCTGGACCTGGAAGTGCAGCAGTATGCGGATAGCCTGATGGTCAACAAGGTGGGCAGTGTGGTGGCGATCGAACCGAAGACCGGCCAGATCATTTCGATGGTTTCCGCACCGACATACGATCCCAACATCCTGGCAAGCCGTTATTTCTCCAAAAACTTTGCCGCACTGGCCCGCAACCCCTACAAGCCGTTGTTCAACAGGCCGGTGATGGCGAGTTACCGTCCGGGATCGACATTCAAGCTGATCCAGGCGTTGATCGGTTTGCAGGAAGGTGTCATTACGCCGGGAAGCGGTTTTACGCATGCCAATTGCCCGGTAGGATGCCATAACCACCCCGCAACGAGCACGGTCGCGCTCGGAGTGGCGCATTCGTGCAATCCCTATTTCTATAATGTATTCAGAAGGCTGATTTATAAAAACAATATCAAAAATACCTTCAAAGCATCGGCCGTCGGGCTGGATGCCTGGCACGACGATATCGCGAAATTCGGGATCGGGCAGCGGCTCGGGATCGATTTGCCAAGCGAGTACAAGGGGAACTTGCCCAATAAAAAGTATTACGACCGTTTTTACGGCGAATACCGCTGGAAATTCTCCAACATTTACTCGCTCAGCATCGGCGAAGGCGAATTGCTGATCACGCCTTTGAAAATGGCGAATGTGGCGGCGATTATCGCCAACCGCGGGTATTACTACACGCCGCATGTGATCCATGGGATTGGCGACAAGAAAAAGGTAAAGCCGGAGTTCCTCGAAAGGCATGAAACAGGCGTGGAACCGCATAATTTCGAGCCGGTGATCGAAGGAATGATCGGGGCGGTGGAGGCCGGTACGGCGCGGCGGTCGCGCGTGGAAGGCATTACGATTGCAGGGAAAACCGGTACTTCGCAGAACAAACGCGGGGACGACCATTCTATTTTTATCGCTTTCGCGCCGGTGGAAGATCCCAAAATCGCGATTGCGGTTTTCGTGGAGAATGCGGGTGCAGGAGGTGTGGCGGCAGCGCCTATTGCCAGCCTGATCATTGAAAAATACCTCACGCGTAAGGTGACGAACAAGGCACTGGAAGAGCGGATGATGAAGCTCGACCTGATGAGCAAGGTAGTTTTGCCGACCACGACAAAGAAACCCGTTGCAGCCGATAGCACGAAGAAAAAAACGGAGGCCGTAAAGCCGGCTGATCCCAACGATCCGGCGAATCGTAAAGCGGGCGCGCCCCACCCGGCAAACCCCGCCGCCATGCGTAAGCCGGTGGCGCTACCACGCGACAACAAGGGCAAAGCGCTTTAACAGAAATCTTAAACATCGATATTGAAATGGCTGAAAGCAAGCCGATTACCAAGAATGTGGATTGGATGGTGGTGTTGATATACATCGCTTGCCTTGTTATTGGCTGGTTGAATATCTATGCCGCCGTGTACAACCCGGAAGCGCACACGAGCATGTTCGACCTCTCGAATAATGCCGGAAAACAGCTGATGTGGATCGGAACGGCCGCATTGCTGATTATCTGTATCCTCGTGATCGACTATAAGTTTTACGAAACGTTCTCTTTCGTAATATATGCCGTGGTCATATTCCTGCTCGTGGTCGTGCTTTTTGCGGGTTCCAATATCAACGGATCGCGGTCGTGGATCAAGCTGGGCAGTTTTTCGTTGCAGCCGGCTGAGTTCTCCAAGCTGGCGATCAGTCTGGCGATTTCCAAATACCTGAGCGATCCGGCGATCAGCCTCAACCGGAAATTGAAGGATTACTATCCGATCATGGGGATCATCGCATTGCCCGCATTCCTGATCCTGTTGTCGAACGAAACGGGTTCGATGCTGGTTTTCGCCTCGTTTGCGATCGTACTTTACCGCGAAGGGATGCCCGGGTTTATTCCTGCCATCGGGATGATCGGCGCGTCTTTGCTGATCATCACATTGCTTTTTGTGAAATGGTACATCGCCGGGGCCATTATCGTGATTGCCGGGCTTGTAATATGGCTGATGCCGGTAATGACGCGTCGCCGGGGAGGGCTTTGGGCGACGATCCTCATCGCTTTCGTGATGATCGGAATCGTGTTCGGGGTCGATTTCTTTATGAATAATGTGCTTCAAAAACACCAGCGGGGCCGCATTATGGTGTTGCTCGATCCGGATTCCGATCCGCGCGGTATCGGCTGGAACGTGATCCAGTCCAAAATCGCGATCGGTTCGGGCGGACTTACCGGAAAAGGATTTTTGCAGGGTACCCAAACCAAATTCGACTTCGTACCCGAGCAGAGCACCGACTTCATTTTCTGTACCGTAGGAGAGGAGCATGGCTTCCTGGGCACTTCCATCGTCGTATTCCTTTTTATTGCATTGATATCCAGGCTTGTTGTGCTCGCCGAGCGACAGCGTAGCCGCTTCGCGAGGGTATATGGGTACTGCGTGGCGGGGATTATTTTCTTCCACTTTATGGTCAACATCGGGATGACCATCGGCCTGATGCCGGTTATCGGTATCCCGCTGCCCTTTTTCAGCTACGGCGGCTCGTCGCTATGGTCGTTTTCCGTACTCCTCTTCATTTTCCTGAAAATCGACGCGCAGAGACCGTTTACGTTGTCGAGGGGCTGATGCTTTAATGAGTGAATAAATTTTGAATGACTGAATGACTGAATGACCGAATGATAGTCATTTATAGCTGTATTAATACTTATAATGAATGACCTCCCTACTTTCAATTATTCAATTATTCAATCATTCAATCATTCAATCATTCAATCATTATAACCTCCCCGCCGCCA harbors:
- the rodA gene encoding rod shape-determining protein RodA; amino-acid sequence: MAESKPITKNVDWMVVLIYIACLVIGWLNIYAAVYNPEAHTSMFDLSNNAGKQLMWIGTAALLIICILVIDYKFYETFSFVIYAVVIFLLVVVLFAGSNINGSRSWIKLGSFSLQPAEFSKLAISLAISKYLSDPAISLNRKLKDYYPIMGIIALPAFLILLSNETGSMLVFASFAIVLYREGMPGFIPAIGMIGASLLIITLLFVKWYIAGAIIVIAGLVIWLMPVMTRRRGGLWATILIAFVMIGIVFGVDFFMNNVLQKHQRGRIMVLLDPDSDPRGIGWNVIQSKIAIGSGGLTGKGFLQGTQTKFDFVPEQSTDFIFCTVGEEHGFLGTSIVVFLFIALISRLVVLAERQRSRFARVYGYCVAGIIFFHFMVNIGMTIGLMPVIGIPLPFFSYGGSSLWSFSVLLFIFLKIDAQRPFTLSRG
- the mrdA gene encoding penicillin-binding protein 2 codes for the protein MLESRRFVIIGFFALVGVIYLLRLFYLQVLDESYSIESSSNSIKRVTEIPFRGQIYDRYGKLIVYNTPVYDLLVTPAKVRMDDTLRFCKVLGIERRDFDSLMTAARAYSPVKPSLFLRQLSKEDFASIQDIMVDYSGFEFAKSSLRTYTAPTLANTLGYVSEITKGQLEKQEEPYYRQGDYIGQSGVEKIYENELRGKRGTKFVMQNVNGVYKGPWKNGELDTMAVAGENLYTGLDLEVQQYADSLMVNKVGSVVAIEPKTGQIISMVSAPTYDPNILASRYFSKNFAALARNPYKPLFNRPVMASYRPGSTFKLIQALIGLQEGVITPGSGFTHANCPVGCHNHPATSTVALGVAHSCNPYFYNVFRRLIYKNNIKNTFKASAVGLDAWHDDIAKFGIGQRLGIDLPSEYKGNLPNKKYYDRFYGEYRWKFSNIYSLSIGEGELLITPLKMANVAAIIANRGYYYTPHVIHGIGDKKKVKPEFLERHETGVEPHNFEPVIEGMIGAVEAGTARRSRVEGITIAGKTGTSQNKRGDDHSIFIAFAPVEDPKIAIAVFVENAGAGGVAAAPIASLIIEKYLTRKVTNKALEERMMKLDLMSKVVLPTTTKKPVAADSTKKKTEAVKPADPNDPANRKAGAPHPANPAAMRKPVALPRDNKGKAL